A part of Citrifermentans bremense genomic DNA contains:
- a CDS encoding type 1 glutamine amidotransferase domain-containing protein produces MKILMVLTSHDKLGNTGEQTGFWLEEFVAPYYVFRDAGAKLTIASTKGGNPPVDPKSDLPENQTEGTRRFASDRAAQAELANSISLGAVSAEEYDAVFYPGGHGPLWDLAVNPTSISLIETFAKAGKPVAAVCHAPAVLADVRGDDGDYLVKNKRVTGFTNSEERAVGLTDVVPFLLEDRLKERGALFGSGPDWQPYVQVDGKLVTGQNPASSAPAARALLELLQR; encoded by the coding sequence ATGAAAATACTGATGGTACTGACCTCGCACGACAAGCTCGGCAATACCGGCGAGCAGACAGGCTTCTGGCTCGAAGAATTCGTCGCTCCTTACTATGTCTTTCGGGATGCTGGAGCCAAGTTGACTATTGCCTCGACGAAAGGAGGGAACCCTCCCGTCGATCCTAAGAGTGATCTCCCTGAGAACCAGACAGAGGGGACGCGGCGCTTTGCCAGCGACCGGGCCGCTCAAGCTGAACTGGCCAACAGTATCAGTCTTGGCGCCGTTTCCGCAGAAGAGTACGACGCTGTGTTTTACCCCGGCGGACACGGCCCCCTGTGGGACCTCGCCGTCAACCCCACCTCTATTTCCCTGATCGAGACCTTTGCCAAGGCGGGCAAACCGGTCGCCGCGGTTTGCCATGCCCCGGCGGTGCTGGCGGATGTCAGGGGGGACGATGGCGACTACCTGGTGAAGAACAAACGCGTGACCGGGTTCACCAATTCCGAGGAGCGGGCCGTCGGGCTGACCGACGTGGTCCCGTTTCTCCTGGAGGACCGGCTGAAGGAGCGCGGTGCACTCTTCGGCAGTGGCCCGGATTGGCAGCCGTACGTGCAGGTGGACGGCAAACTGGTTACGGGGCAGAATCCCGCCTCGTCCGCGCCCGCAGCCCGGGCCTTGCTAGAGCTGCTGCAACGCTGA
- the lon gene encoding endopeptidase La, translating to MSQRDIEVLEAQTDDNTENSGLVLASEVLPAGLPIIPLRSRPAFPNMLIPMAVNNPQQIEAVKRTMETPARAIGLVLVKDPEKPDTPDNLHTVGVAGKIVKMMHADEDSVQFLINTLDRFSIRELNDNSGALFANVSYQYGTELSVNPELKAYSMAVISTLKELVQINPLYSEEIKLFLGRSSLDDPGRLSDFAASLTSADGQELQQVLETFDVRKRIDIVLNLLKKELEVSRLQTKITKQIEEKISQQQREFFLREQLKAIKKELGLEKEGKTAEVEKFEERLKQLKLNPEAQRAVADELEKFKLLEPASAEYHVTRNYLDWLTILPWGKYSKDSYNIDKARRILDRDHHGLNDVKDRITEFIAVGKMKGDISGSILCLVGPPGVGKTSIGKSIADALGRTFYRFSLGGMRDEAEIKGHRRTYIGAMPGKFVQAMKSAGSSNPVLMLDEIDKIGASFQGDPASALLEVLDPEQNGSFRDHYLDVPFDLSNVLFIATANQLDTIPAPLLDRMELIRLSGYVLEEKMEIARRYLIPKALKNHGLKNGQVTIRKEALSALIDGWAREAGVRTLENRIKKLMRKAAREFATGRTEPIVVTGKDLPGYLGQPVFSTEEIFEGVPGVVTGLAWTSMGGATLPIEATAMASKSKGFRQTGQLGNVMIESSEIAYSFVMAHLKEYGAEEDYFDTHFVHLHVPAGATPKDGPSAGVTMATALISMMQGRPVKKKLGMTGELTLTGRVLPIGGVKEKTIAARRAELKVLIFPDANKKDFAELPDYLKEGLEVYFAKEYKDVYKVAFGTK from the coding sequence ATGAGCCAGAGAGATATCGAAGTGCTGGAAGCACAAACCGACGACAATACCGAAAACAGCGGGCTGGTGCTTGCTTCAGAAGTGCTCCCGGCCGGGCTGCCGATCATACCGCTGCGATCGAGGCCTGCATTTCCCAACATGCTGATCCCGATGGCCGTCAACAACCCGCAACAGATCGAGGCAGTGAAGCGGACCATGGAGACCCCGGCGCGGGCCATAGGCCTTGTGCTGGTGAAGGATCCAGAGAAGCCGGATACCCCGGACAACCTGCACACTGTCGGCGTGGCTGGAAAGATCGTGAAAATGATGCACGCCGACGAAGACAGCGTGCAGTTCCTCATCAACACGCTGGACCGCTTCTCCATTCGGGAACTGAATGACAACTCCGGCGCTCTCTTTGCCAACGTCAGCTACCAGTACGGCACCGAGCTGTCTGTTAACCCCGAGCTAAAGGCGTACTCGATGGCGGTCATCAGCACACTCAAAGAACTGGTCCAGATCAACCCGCTGTACTCAGAGGAGATCAAGCTGTTCCTCGGGCGCTCAAGCCTCGACGACCCTGGCAGGCTCTCCGATTTCGCCGCGAGCCTCACCTCCGCGGACGGCCAGGAACTACAGCAGGTTCTGGAAACCTTCGATGTCCGCAAACGGATCGACATTGTGCTGAACCTGCTCAAGAAGGAGCTGGAGGTCTCCAGGCTGCAGACGAAGATCACCAAACAGATCGAGGAGAAGATCAGTCAGCAGCAGCGGGAATTCTTCCTCAGGGAGCAACTGAAGGCGATCAAGAAGGAGCTGGGGCTGGAAAAGGAAGGGAAGACGGCGGAGGTCGAGAAATTCGAGGAGCGCCTCAAGCAGTTGAAACTGAACCCGGAGGCGCAGCGGGCGGTGGCCGATGAGCTGGAGAAGTTCAAGCTGCTGGAACCGGCCTCAGCCGAGTACCATGTGACGCGGAACTACCTCGACTGGCTGACCATCCTTCCCTGGGGGAAGTACAGCAAGGATTCCTACAACATCGACAAGGCGCGCAGAATCCTGGACCGCGACCACCACGGGCTTAACGACGTAAAGGACCGCATCACTGAATTCATCGCGGTCGGCAAGATGAAAGGGGACATCTCCGGCTCCATCCTCTGCCTGGTCGGCCCCCCGGGCGTCGGCAAGACCTCCATCGGCAAGAGCATCGCCGATGCCCTGGGACGGACCTTTTACCGCTTCTCACTGGGTGGGATGCGCGACGAGGCCGAGATTAAGGGGCACCGCCGCACCTACATCGGCGCCATGCCGGGCAAGTTCGTGCAGGCCATGAAGAGCGCGGGGTCCTCAAACCCGGTGCTGATGCTGGACGAGATAGACAAGATCGGGGCGTCCTTCCAGGGCGATCCGGCCTCCGCCTTGCTCGAAGTCCTTGACCCCGAGCAGAATGGATCCTTCCGCGATCACTACCTCGACGTCCCCTTCGACCTGTCCAACGTCCTCTTCATTGCCACCGCGAACCAGCTGGACACCATCCCGGCGCCGCTTTTGGACAGGATGGAGTTGATCCGGCTCTCGGGCTACGTGCTGGAGGAAAAGATGGAGATAGCTAGGCGCTACCTGATCCCCAAGGCGCTCAAGAACCACGGCCTCAAGAACGGGCAGGTGACCATCAGGAAGGAAGCGCTCTCGGCGCTAATCGACGGCTGGGCCCGCGAGGCGGGTGTGCGCACACTGGAGAACCGCATCAAGAAACTGATGCGCAAGGCCGCCAGGGAGTTCGCGACCGGGCGCACCGAGCCCATAGTCGTCACCGGTAAGGACCTTCCGGGATACCTGGGACAGCCGGTGTTCAGCACCGAGGAGATCTTCGAGGGGGTCCCCGGGGTCGTCACCGGGCTTGCCTGGACCAGCATGGGGGGCGCCACCCTCCCCATCGAAGCAACTGCGATGGCGAGCAAGAGCAAAGGATTCCGGCAGACGGGGCAGTTGGGCAACGTCATGATCGAGAGCTCGGAGATCGCCTATTCCTTCGTCATGGCTCATCTCAAGGAGTACGGGGCGGAGGAGGACTACTTCGACACGCACTTCGTGCACCTGCACGTCCCCGCGGGTGCCACTCCCAAGGACGGCCCCTCGGCCGGGGTGACCATGGCGACGGCGCTGATATCGATGATGCAAGGAAGGCCGGTGAAGAAGAAACTGGGCATGACCGGGGAGCTGACCTTGACCGGACGGGTGCTCCCGATCGGCGGGGTAAAGGAAAAGACCATAGCGGCGAGGCGTGCCGAGCTGAAGGTGTTGATATTCCCGGATGCCAACAAGAAGGACTTCGCGGAGCTTCCCGATTACCTCAAGGAGGGATTGGAGGTTTACTTCGCCAAGGAGTACAAGGACGTGTACAAGGTTGCCTTCGGGACGAAGTAG